One window from the genome of Oreochromis niloticus isolate F11D_XX linkage group LG20, O_niloticus_UMD_NMBU, whole genome shotgun sequence encodes:
- the LOC100702239 gene encoding protein-serine O-palmitoleoyltransferase porcupine isoform X3: MGVFSRQKFFQELAHGCLLPTAQQGLEQVWQLLVICLLCRLIWMFGLPSFVKHLVTVAGGFYTLYLFFELHMIWVVLLSLLCYLFLFLCRHSTIRGTFLSITVLIYLLLGELHMMDTTNWHKMRGSQMVVAMKAISLAFDLDRGVVTSVPSPIEFMGYIYFVGTVIFGPWISFNSYKEALEGRKLSLSWLLKVSVSWVKSQVCLVISNCVAPYLFPYFIPVYGDKLLRSKKRRKIRWLLAYENTLSFHFSNYFVGYLSETTTTLAGAGFTEEKDNLKWDMTVSKPLNIEFPRSMVEVVTSWNLPMSRFLHTYVFKSALKFGTFSAIMVTYTASALLHGLSFHLGAVLISLGFITYVEHVLRKRLAAIFNACILSKKCLPNCTHQNKKGLWVYMINIAFSALAILHLTYLGSVFNSSVDFMEEDEDNITHHTIQKWSELSWTSHWVTFGCWILYRLIL; encoded by the exons ATGGGAGTGTTCAGCCGACAGAAGTTTTTCCAAGAGCTCGCTCATGGCTGCCTGCTGCCCACAGCTCAGCAGGGCCTGGAGCAGGTATGGCAGCTGCTGGTTATCTGCCTGCTATGTCGACTTATCTGGATGTTCG GTCTCCCTTCTTTTGTGAAACACCTGGTCACAGTGGCAGGAGGTTTCTACACGCTCTACCTGTTCTTTGAGCTGCACATGATCTGGGTGGTCCTTCTCAGCCTTCTCTGCtacctcttcctcttcctgtgtCGCCATTCTACCATCCGAGGCACCTTTCTCTCCATCACTGTGCTCATTTACCTGCTCCTGGG GGAGCTACATATGATGGATACCACTAACTGGCACAAGATGAGAG GTTCTCAGATGGTGGTTGCAATGAAAGCCATTTCTTTGGCCTTTGATTTGGATAGAGGTGTTGTGACCAGTGTGCCCTCACCCATTGAGTTCATGGGCTATATCTACTTTGTGGGCACAGTCATCTTTGGTCCCTGGATCAGCTTCAACAGCTACAAAGAAGCTTTAGAAGGCCGTAAGCTG AGCCTTTCGTGGCTTTTAAAAGTGTCTGTTAGCTGGGTGAAGAGCCAGGTCTGCCTTGTTATTTCCAACTGTGTGGCACCCTACCTCTTCCCTTATTTCATACCTGTTTATGGAGACAAGCTGCTACGAAG caaaaagaggaggaagatCAG GTGGTTACTGGCGTATGAGAACACACTGTCTTTCCACTTTAGCAATTATTTTGTTGGCTATTTGAGTGAAACTACCACCACTCTGGCTGGGGCAGGATTCACCGAGGAGAAAGACAACCTCAAATG GGATATGACCGTATCCAAGCCGCTTAATATAGAGTTTCCTCGGTCAATGGTGGAGGTGGTAACATCGTGGAATCTGCCCATGTCTCGCTTTCTGCACACCT ATGTTTTTAAGAGTGCACTGAAATTCGGGACATTCTCTGCTATAATGGTGACATATACAGCCAGTGCCCTTTTGCAT GGTTTGAGTTTTCATCTAGGTGCAGTCCTAATATCTTTGGGATTCATCACTTATGTTGAGCACG tgTTGCGGAAGAGGCTTGCAGCTATTTTTAATGCCTGTATACTGTCAAAGAAATGCCTGCCAAACTGCACTCACCAGAACAAAAAG GGGTTATGGGTGTATATGATAAACATAGCATTCAGTGCTTTGGCAATACTGCACTTGACATACCTCGGCTCAGTGTTCAACTCCAGTGTGGACTTTATGGAGGAGGATGAG GACAATATCACCCATCATACAATTCAGAAGTGGTCAGAGCTGAGCTGGACCAGCCACTGGGTCACATTTGGATGCTGGATATTATACCGCCTTATTCTCTAA
- the LOC100702239 gene encoding protein-serine O-palmitoleoyltransferase porcupine isoform X1, with amino-acid sequence MGVFSRQKFFQELAHGCLLPTAQQGLEQVWQLLVICLLCRLIWMFGLPSFVKHLVTVAGGFYTLYLFFELHMIWVVLLSLLCYLFLFLCRHSTIRGTFLSITVLIYLLLGELHMMDTTNWHKMRGSQMVVAMKAISLAFDLDRGVVTSVPSPIEFMGYIYFVGTVIFGPWISFNSYKEALEGRKLSLSWLLKVSVSWVKSQVCLVISNCVAPYLFPYFIPVYGDKLLRSKKRRKIRGTPAKWLLAYENTLSFHFSNYFVGYLSETTTTLAGAGFTEEKDNLKWDMTVSKPLNIEFPRSMVEVVTSWNLPMSRFLHTYVFKSALKFGTFSAIMVTYTASALLHGLSFHLGAVLISLGFITYVEHVLRKRLAAIFNACILSKKCLPNCTHQNKKGLWVYMINIAFSALAILHLTYLGSVFNSSVDFMEEDEDNITHHTIQKWSELSWTSHWVTFGCWILYRLIL; translated from the exons ATGGGAGTGTTCAGCCGACAGAAGTTTTTCCAAGAGCTCGCTCATGGCTGCCTGCTGCCCACAGCTCAGCAGGGCCTGGAGCAGGTATGGCAGCTGCTGGTTATCTGCCTGCTATGTCGACTTATCTGGATGTTCG GTCTCCCTTCTTTTGTGAAACACCTGGTCACAGTGGCAGGAGGTTTCTACACGCTCTACCTGTTCTTTGAGCTGCACATGATCTGGGTGGTCCTTCTCAGCCTTCTCTGCtacctcttcctcttcctgtgtCGCCATTCTACCATCCGAGGCACCTTTCTCTCCATCACTGTGCTCATTTACCTGCTCCTGGG GGAGCTACATATGATGGATACCACTAACTGGCACAAGATGAGAG GTTCTCAGATGGTGGTTGCAATGAAAGCCATTTCTTTGGCCTTTGATTTGGATAGAGGTGTTGTGACCAGTGTGCCCTCACCCATTGAGTTCATGGGCTATATCTACTTTGTGGGCACAGTCATCTTTGGTCCCTGGATCAGCTTCAACAGCTACAAAGAAGCTTTAGAAGGCCGTAAGCTG AGCCTTTCGTGGCTTTTAAAAGTGTCTGTTAGCTGGGTGAAGAGCCAGGTCTGCCTTGTTATTTCCAACTGTGTGGCACCCTACCTCTTCCCTTATTTCATACCTGTTTATGGAGACAAGCTGCTACGAAG caaaaagaggaggaaga TCAGGGGTACACCAGCTAA GTGGTTACTGGCGTATGAGAACACACTGTCTTTCCACTTTAGCAATTATTTTGTTGGCTATTTGAGTGAAACTACCACCACTCTGGCTGGGGCAGGATTCACCGAGGAGAAAGACAACCTCAAATG GGATATGACCGTATCCAAGCCGCTTAATATAGAGTTTCCTCGGTCAATGGTGGAGGTGGTAACATCGTGGAATCTGCCCATGTCTCGCTTTCTGCACACCT ATGTTTTTAAGAGTGCACTGAAATTCGGGACATTCTCTGCTATAATGGTGACATATACAGCCAGTGCCCTTTTGCAT GGTTTGAGTTTTCATCTAGGTGCAGTCCTAATATCTTTGGGATTCATCACTTATGTTGAGCACG tgTTGCGGAAGAGGCTTGCAGCTATTTTTAATGCCTGTATACTGTCAAAGAAATGCCTGCCAAACTGCACTCACCAGAACAAAAAG GGGTTATGGGTGTATATGATAAACATAGCATTCAGTGCTTTGGCAATACTGCACTTGACATACCTCGGCTCAGTGTTCAACTCCAGTGTGGACTTTATGGAGGAGGATGAG GACAATATCACCCATCATACAATTCAGAAGTGGTCAGAGCTGAGCTGGACCAGCCACTGGGTCACATTTGGATGCTGGATATTATACCGCCTTATTCTCTAA
- the LOC100702239 gene encoding protein-serine O-palmitoleoyltransferase porcupine isoform X2 has product MGVFSRQKFFQELAHGCLLPTAQQGLEQVWQLLVICLLCRLIWMFGLPSFVKHLVTVAGGFYTLYLFFELHMIWVVLLSLLCYLFLFLCRHSTIRGTFLSITVLIYLLLGELHMMDTTNWHKMRGSQMVVAMKAISLAFDLDRGVVTSVPSPIEFMGYIYFVGTVIFGPWISFNSYKEALEGRKLSLSWLLKVSVSWVKSQVCLVISNCVAPYLFPYFIPVYGDKLLRSKKRRKIRGTPAKWLLAYENTLSFHFSNYFVGYLSETTTTLAGAGFTEEKDNLKWDMTVSKPLNIEFPRSMVEVVTSWNLPMSRFLHTYVFKSALKFGTFSAIMVTYTASALLHGLSFHLGAVLISLGFITYVEHVLRKRLAAIFNACILSKKCLPNCTHQNKKGLWVYMINIAFSALAILHLTYLGSVFNSSVDFMEEDEDNITHHTIQKWSELSWTSHWVTFGCWILYRLIL; this is encoded by the exons ATGGGAGTGTTCAGCCGACAGAAGTTTTTCCAAGAGCTCGCTCATGGCTGCCTGCTGCCCACAGCTCAGCAGGGCCTGGAGCAGGTATGGCAGCTGCTGGTTATCTGCCTGCTATGTCGACTTATCTGGATGTTCG GTCTCCCTTCTTTTGTGAAACACCTGGTCACAGTGGCAGGAGGTTTCTACACGCTCTACCTGTTCTTTGAGCTGCACATGATCTGGGTGGTCCTTCTCAGCCTTCTCTGCtacctcttcctcttcctgtgtCGCCATTCTACCATCCGAGGCACCTTTCTCTCCATCACTGTGCTCATTTACCTGCTCCTGGG GGAGCTACATATGATGGATACCACTAACTGGCACAAGATGAGAG GTTCTCAGATGGTGGTTGCAATGAAAGCCATTTCTTTGGCCTTTGATTTGGATAGAGGTGTTGTGACCAGTGTGCCCTCACCCATTGAGTTCATGGGCTATATCTACTTTGTGGGCACAGTCATCTTTGGTCCCTGGATCAGCTTCAACAGCTACAAAGAAGCTTTAGAAGGCCGTAAGCTG AGCCTTTCGTGGCTTTTAAAAGTGTCTGTTAGCTGGGTGAAGAGCCAGGTCTGCCTTGTTATTTCCAACTGTGTGGCACCCTACCTCTTCCCTTATTTCATACCTGTTTATGGAGACAAGCTGCTACGAAG caaaaagaggaggaagatCAG GGGTACACCAGCTAA GTGGTTACTGGCGTATGAGAACACACTGTCTTTCCACTTTAGCAATTATTTTGTTGGCTATTTGAGTGAAACTACCACCACTCTGGCTGGGGCAGGATTCACCGAGGAGAAAGACAACCTCAAATG GGATATGACCGTATCCAAGCCGCTTAATATAGAGTTTCCTCGGTCAATGGTGGAGGTGGTAACATCGTGGAATCTGCCCATGTCTCGCTTTCTGCACACCT ATGTTTTTAAGAGTGCACTGAAATTCGGGACATTCTCTGCTATAATGGTGACATATACAGCCAGTGCCCTTTTGCAT GGTTTGAGTTTTCATCTAGGTGCAGTCCTAATATCTTTGGGATTCATCACTTATGTTGAGCACG tgTTGCGGAAGAGGCTTGCAGCTATTTTTAATGCCTGTATACTGTCAAAGAAATGCCTGCCAAACTGCACTCACCAGAACAAAAAG GGGTTATGGGTGTATATGATAAACATAGCATTCAGTGCTTTGGCAATACTGCACTTGACATACCTCGGCTCAGTGTTCAACTCCAGTGTGGACTTTATGGAGGAGGATGAG GACAATATCACCCATCATACAATTCAGAAGTGGTCAGAGCTGAGCTGGACCAGCCACTGGGTCACATTTGGATGCTGGATATTATACCGCCTTATTCTCTAA
- the LOC102080478 gene encoding fez family zinc finger protein 1, whose translation MIVCCVSGCKKRYIRSKKLKFYKIPSRGHRRRLWLRAIQEANGSTARLTENDRVCGAHFISGEASMERDKPDFVPSVFTCTQKNQSPKKKVKWFYGRRKRHRRKARGRREENAAPIRAESSVNPEPSVLTGTESELSEEMQTPATPSVPKEGETVAKVSETEAETQIIQTQTINLNKTSPSFKGLPDTLKLDKRRPIVLLKPLVASEGGYRCELCSQTFTDIPQLVKHKRLHEEQRSFVCENCGKSFISQADFSEHHAVHRDEPLFPCNMCDRSFTTIHQLKRHKLLHVKDGRKCLRCGTLFCQRHNHILFLPQTEFKTESEPEDSSSRSETENELEPSQMTEIPGNTQSSRTVTPPLSTSAPTAAPTPPNPGFLSKPPPLATFSRLPEIPPPVLLRPCPVPRRLYPEVRHSENPGTSFHHDFFTQNTELPSSLKIFSPQYLTSAFLEVKRNYQYILSKPKKCRVKNPVKKEQSEAPIISPEEHTQPEKKERIAYDLEMVL comes from the exons ATGATAGTTTGCTGCGTGTCTGGTTGTAAAAAGCGGTATATCCGCAGCAAAAAATTGAAATTTTACAAAATACCGTCTCGGGGCCACCGGAGGCGTTTGTGGCTGCGAGCAATACAAGAAGCGAACGGCAGCACTGCGAGACTCACGGAAAATGATCGCGTTTGTGGCGCTCATTTCATATCAG gAGAAGCATCTATGGAGCGTGATAAGCCGGACTTTGTGCCTTCTGTTTTTACCTGCACCCAAAAAAATCAAAGCCCTAAGAAAAAAGTGAAATG GTTTTATGGTCGTAGAAAAAGGCATCGCCGGAAGGCAAGAGGCAGAAGAGAGGAAAATGCAGCTCCAATTCGAGCTGAGTCTTCTGTGAATCCTGAGCCGTCTGTTTTGACGGGAACTGAAAGTGAACTTTCAGAAGAAATGCAGACGCCAGCAACCCCCTCAGTGCCAAAG GAAGGAGAAACGGTGGCAAAAGTGTCTGAGACTGAAGCAGAAACCCAAATTATCCAGACTCAAACAATCAACTTAAATAAGACATCACCATCCTTCAAAGGACTACCAGACACCCTAAAACTAGATAAGAGAAGGCCAATTGTGCTCCTGAAACCTTTAGTTGCATCAGAAGGTGGTTATCGGTGTGAACTGTGCAGTCAGACCTTCACTGATATACCACAGCTGGTAAAACACAAACGGCTGCATGAAGAACAAAGGTCCTTTGTCTGTGAAAATTGTGGAAAAAGCTTCATAAGTCAGGCAGATTTCAGTGAGCACCATGCTGTGCACAGAGATGAGCCCCTCTTTCCGTGCAACATGTGTGATCGATCTTTCACCACAATTCACCAACTGAAGCGTCATAAACTGCTCCATGTTAAAGATGGCAGGAAGTGCCTCAGGTGTGGCACGCTGTTCTGTCAGCGTCACAACCACATTTTATTCCTTCCGCAGACAGAGTTTAAAACAGAGTCTGAGCCTGAGGACAGTTCCTCTAGGAGTGAGACGGAAAATGAACTGGAACCAAGCCAGATGACTGAAATACCTGGCAACACTCAGAGCTCAAGGACCGTTACACCTCCACTGTCTACTTCTGCTCCAACTGCTGCTCCTACACCCCCAAATCCTGGATTTCTATCCAAGCCCCCACCTTTGGCTACATTTAGTAGATTACCAGAAATCCCCCCACCTGTGTTGCTGAGACCGTGTCCTGTGCCTCGTCGACTCTATCCAGAAGTGAGACACTCAGAAAACCCGGGTACCTCATTTCACCATGACTTCTTCACCCAAAATACAGAACTTCCATCTTCACTGAAGatcttttcacctcagtacctCACCTCAGCCTTCTTAGAGGTTAAAAGAAATTATCAATATATTTTAAGCAAGCCGAAAAAGTGTAGGGTTAAGAATCCGGTGAAGAAGGAACAAAGTGAGGCACCAATAATTTCACCAGAAGAACACACTCAGccagaaaaaaaggagagaataGCTTATGACCTGGAGATGGTGCTCTGA